A section of the Methanocaldococcus sp. FS406-22 genome encodes:
- a CDS encoding ATP-grasp domain-containing protein yields the protein MKALVLGINTRPVVNSLKKLGFYVYSVSYYAPEDLNADKKYYLINPLSHGRLRENYDENKLIEIADNLADEVDYIFITSGVFEFENSKIPRWDNIVGNEPKKINEISNKYKTYKKLQNLGFNIPETKKINNKTQLYGFLEEFKSCILKPIYGSGGGIIKLESNDFYIDKIINEIKFPIIAQEYIGGKSFSANFIGNTFITFNKQIIIKGMYAGNLTPYINLPKKFIKIFSEAIESFELKGMNGIDFLIKYNEPYIVDINPRILGTYETIEMSASQNLARVLLNNNYAKDFKPKEMYIKRILFAKEKIIANISKRDFVYDIPKKNAVIERGEPIATVIAKENIKSIINDVYRECAEYEERKENRENI from the coding sequence TTGAAAGCTTTGGTTTTAGGTATAAACACAAGACCAGTAGTTAATTCTCTAAAAAAATTGGGGTTTTATGTATATTCCGTCTCTTACTATGCCCCAGAAGATTTAAATGCTGATAAAAAATATTATTTAATAAATCCTCTATCTCATGGGAGATTGAGAGAAAACTATGATGAAAACAAATTAATTGAGATAGCTGATAACTTAGCTGATGAAGTTGATTATATCTTCATAACCTCAGGTGTTTTTGAATTCGAAAATTCGAAAATTCCAAGATGGGATAATATTGTAGGTAATGAGCCAAAAAAGATAAATGAAATCAGTAACAAATATAAGACATATAAAAAATTACAAAACCTTGGTTTTAATATACCAGAAACAAAGAAAATTAATAATAAAACTCAATTATATGGATTTTTAGAGGAATTTAAGTCCTGTATTTTAAAACCCATTTATGGAAGTGGAGGAGGAATTATAAAACTTGAGTCAAATGATTTTTATATTGATAAGATAATTAATGAAATTAAGTTCCCAATTATTGCTCAGGAATATATTGGAGGGAAAAGTTTCAGTGCCAACTTTATAGGCAATACATTTATAACCTTTAACAAACAAATTATAATTAAGGGAATGTATGCTGGGAATTTAACTCCTTATATTAATTTGCCAAAGAAGTTTATTAAAATATTTAGTGAGGCTATAGAATCTTTTGAATTAAAAGGAATGAATGGCATTGATTTTTTGATTAAATATAATGAACCGTATATTGTCGATATAAATCCTCGCATTTTAGGGACTTATGAGACAATAGAGATGAGTGCATCTCAAAATTTGGCGAGGGTTTTGTTAAATAACAATTATGCTAAGGATTTTAAACCAAAAGAAATGTATATAAAAAGAATATTGTTCGCTAAAGAAAAAATTATTGCCAATATATCAAAAAGGGACTTTGTTTATGACATTCCAAAGAAGAATGCAGTCATAGAGAGAGGAGAGCCTATAGCTACAGTAATTGCAAAAGAAAACATTAAATCAATAATAAACGATGTATATAGGGAGTGTGCAGAGTATGAGGAAAGAAAAGAAAATAGAGAGAATATATGA